Proteins from a single region of bacterium:
- a CDS encoding nucleotidyltransferase family protein → MTEGTTDSRYSARQVLVRLLRRALDRGVGNTGGSSGAQLRIRGGADEELLVRSVMRHRVAAFLHPALEEGLLGEELPIDFVGLCRQAYFTTLRRNLVAMDVGEALLSVLEDRGLSAVPRGPWALARGSAPVHHDPGERPIGPLELALPAEVELEVRDVARGFGFEARDAGGVVWKSMGRMDLALQLRRNAPGSGAYASLLDAAAGLERDRFQCWVGLLDVHRLVVAGGFSPYLLGRQAKKEGLGRAVGSSLRLARSVLATPVPAPWRARAHQHRDRGRVIPPAFPPSTALL, encoded by the coding sequence ATGACAGAGGGCACCACGGATTCGCGATACAGCGCAAGACAAGTTCTCGTGCGGCTCTTGCGCCGGGCTCTAGACAGAGGTGTTGGCAACACCGGTGGATCTTCAGGCGCCCAGCTTCGGATTCGGGGCGGGGCGGATGAGGAGCTTCTGGTCCGCTCGGTGATGCGCCATCGGGTGGCTGCATTCCTCCATCCCGCCCTCGAAGAAGGTCTCCTCGGTGAAGAGCTGCCGATTGATTTCGTGGGACTCTGCCGTCAAGCCTATTTCACCACGCTGCGGCGGAATCTCGTTGCCATGGATGTGGGAGAAGCGCTGCTTTCGGTGCTGGAGGATCGCGGGCTCTCCGCCGTGCCGCGCGGGCCCTGGGCGCTCGCACGCGGGTCGGCACCCGTGCATCACGATCCCGGCGAGCGGCCGATCGGCCCGCTCGAGCTGGCGCTGCCAGCCGAGGTGGAGCTCGAGGTGCGGGACGTGGCACGAGGATTTGGCTTCGAGGCGCGCGACGCTGGCGGGGTCGTCTGGAAATCCATGGGCCGGATGGATCTTGCCCTCCAACTCCGAAGAAACGCGCCTGGCAGCGGCGCCTATGCGTCGCTTCTCGATGCGGCTGCCGGGCTCGAACGAGATCGTTTCCAGTGCTGGGTCGGGCTGCTCGACGTGCACCGGCTCGTCGTTGCGGGTGGTTTTTCGCCCTATTTGCTCGGACGCCAGGCGAAGAAGGAGGGGCTCGGCCGGGCGGTCGGCAGCTCTCTGCGCCTGGCCCGTTCCGTGCTGGCGACTCCGGTCCCGGCGCCGTGGCGGGCAAGGGCCCATCAGCACCGTGACCGGGGGAGGGTGATCCCTCCCGCCTTCCCGCCCTCTACGGCTCTCCTGTAG